In Lates calcarifer isolate ASB-BC8 linkage group LG21, TLL_Latcal_v3, whole genome shotgun sequence, a single window of DNA contains:
- the stard10 gene encoding START domain-containing protein 10, whose product MSGQTVTIPDDRAFASFKAECLCEEGWNMSYNKLGITVWSQSLEAGKSVHKIKCRMVCKDVSAETMYDVLHDIEYRRKWDTNVIETFDIGKLTVNADVGYYSWKCPKPLRNRDVITLRSWLPIGKDYIIMNYSVKHAKYPPKKEMVRAVSIMTGYMIQSQGPNNCTLTYMAQVDPRGSLPKWVVNKSSHYLAPRAMKKINKACLKYSEWKQRHNPGFKPWLYPEQTTLPSIPLSELSIQRAESLENIDESSLAEAQEREDSD is encoded by the exons ATGTCTGGACAGACTGTGACCATCCCGGACGACCGGGCTTTCGCCAGCTTCAAGGCCGAGTGTCTTTGCGAGGAGGGCTGGAATATGTCCTACAACAAGTTGGGTATCACGGTGTGGAGCCAGTCTCTGGAGGCAGGGAAGTCCGTCCACAAAATCAAG TGTCGGATGGTGTGTAAGGACGTGTCAGCTGAGACTATGTACGACGTTCTCCATGACATTGAATACAGGAGGAAATGGGACACAAACGTCATCGAGACTTTTGATATCGGGAAACTCACGGTCAACGCGGATGTTGGTTACTACTCAT GGAAGTGTCCAAAACCTCTTCGGAACCGTGATGTCATCACGCTTCGCTCCTGGCTGCCAATAGGGAAAGATTACATCATCATGAACTACTCCGTTAAACATGCC AAATACCCTCCTAAAAAGGAAATGGTGCGAGCTGTGTCAATTATGACTGGCTACATGATCCAGAGCCAGGGGCCCAATAACTGTACCCTCACGTACATGGCCCAGGTAGATCCACGAG gTTCATTACCCAAGTGGGTTGTCAACAAGTCTTCCCACTATCTTGCTCCTCGT GCAATGAAGAAGATTAACAAGGCCTGTTTGAAATATTCAGAGTGGAAGCAGAGACACAACCCTGGCTTCAAACCCTGGCTCTACCCCGAACAGACTACATTGCCCAGCATCCCGCTCTCTGAGCTCAGCATCCAGCGAGCTGAGAGCCTGGAGAATATTGATGAGAGCTCTCTGGCTGAGGCccaggagagagaagacagcgactaa